From Bos taurus isolate L1 Dominette 01449 registration number 42190680 breed Hereford chromosome 29, ARS-UCD2.0, whole genome shotgun sequence, a single genomic window includes:
- the PRPF19 gene encoding pre-mRNA-processing factor 19 → MSLICSISNEVPEHPCVSPVSNHVYERRLIEKYIAENGTDPINNQPLSEEQLIDIKVAHPIRPKPPSATSIPAILKALQDEWDAVMLHSFTLRQQLQTTRQELSHALYQHDAACRVIARLTKEVTAAREALATLKPQAGLIVPQAVPSSQPSVVGAGEPMDLGELVGMTPEIIQKLQDKATVLTTERKKRGKTVPEELVKPEELSKYRQVASHVGLHSASIPGILALDLCPSDTNKILTGGADKNVVVFDKSSEQILATLKGHTKKVTSVVFHPSQELVFSASPDATIRIWSVPNASCVQVVRAHESAVTGLSLHATGDYLLSSSDDQYWAFSDIQTGRVLTKVTDETSGCSLTCAQFHPDGLIFGTGTMDSQIKIWDLKERTNVANFPGHSGPITSIAFSENGYYLATAADDSSVKLWDLRKLKNFKTLQLDNNFEVKSLIFDQSGTYLALGGTDVQIYICKQWTEILHFTEHSGLTTGVAFGHHAKFIASTGMDRSLKFYSL, encoded by the exons ATGTCTCTGATCTGCTCTA TCTCCAATGAAGTGCCAGAACACCCCTGTGTGTCCCCCGTTTCTAATCATGTGTATGAGCGGCGGCTCATTGAGAAGTATATTGCAGAGAACGGCACAGATCCCATCAACAACCAGCCTCTGTCCGAGGAGCAGCTCATTGATATCAAAG TTGCTCACCCAATCCGGCCCAAGCCTCCCTCAGCCACCAGCATCCCAGCCATTCTGAAAGCCTTGCAGGATGAGTGG gaTGCGGTCATGCTCCACAGCTTCACCCTGCGCCAGCAGCTGCAGACCACCCGCCAGGAGCTGTCCCACGCCCTGTACCAGCACGATGCCGCCTGCCGTGTCATTGCGCGTCTCACCAAGGAAGTCACTGCTGCCCGAGAAG CTCTGGCGACCCTGAAACCTCAGGCCGGTCTCATTGTGCCCCAGGCTGTGCCAAGCTCCCAGCCAAGTGTTGTG GGTGCAGGTGAGCCAATGGATTTGGGCGAACTGGTGGGAATGACTCCTGAGATTATTCAGAAG CTTCAAGACAAGGCCACCGTGCTCACCACAGAACGGAAGAAG agaGGGAAAACTGTGCCTGAGGAGCTGGTGAAGCCAGAAGAGCTCAGCAAATACCGACAGGTGGCATCACATGTG GGGCTGCACAGTGCTAGCATTCCCGGGATCCTCGCCCTGGACCTCTGCCCCTCCGACACCAACAAGATCCTCACTG GTGGGGCGGATAAGAATGTCGTCGTCTTCGACAAGAGTTCTGAGCAGATTTTGGCCACCCTCAAAGGCCATACCAAGAAGGTCACCAGCGTGGTCTTTCACCCGTCCCAG GAGCTGGTGTTTTCTGCCTCCCCTGATGCTACTATCAGGATTTGGTCGGTTCCGAACGCCTCTTGCGTACAGGTTGTTCGTGCCCACGAGAGCGCTGTGACAGGCCTCAGCCTCCACGCCACTGGTGACTATCTCCTGAGCTCCTCTGATGACCAG TACTGGGCCTTCTCTGACATCCAGACAGGACGTGTGCTCACCAAGGTGACTGATGAGACCTCTGGATGCT CTCTCACCTGTGCGCAGTTCCACCCTGATGGACTCATTTTCGGGACAGGAACCATGGACTCTCAGATCAAGATCTGGGACTTGAAG GAGCGCACCAATGTGGCCAACTTCCCTGGCCACTCGGGCCCCATCACCAGCATTGCCTTCTCGGAGAACGGCTACTACCTGGCTACAGCGGCCGATGACTCCTCTGTTAAACTCTGGGATCTGCGCAAACTTAAGAACTTTAAGACGTTGCAACTGGATAACAACTTTGAG GTGAAGTCACTGATCTTTGACCAGAGCGGTACTTACCTGGCCCTTGGCGGCACCGATGTCCAGATCTACATCTGTAAACAGTGGACGGAGATTCTTCACTTTACAG AGCACAGTGGCCTGACCACAGGGGTGGCCTTCGGACACCACGCCAAGTTCATTGCTTCCACGGGAATGGACCGGAGCCTCAAATTCTACAGCCTGTAG